In Helianthus annuus cultivar XRQ/B chromosome 3, HanXRQr2.0-SUNRISE, whole genome shotgun sequence, a single window of DNA contains:
- the LOC110930593 gene encoding protein ODORANT1: protein MGRQPCCDKLGVKKGPWTVEEDKKLISFILSNGQCCWRAVPKLAGLHRCGKSCRLRWTNYLRPDLKRGLLNESEEQLVIDLHAHLGNRWSKIAARMPGRTDNEIKNHWNTHIKKKLLKMGIDPVTHKPLQKETEVEKTSSSSVVNLLPQTEEYNPSLPSRTVYTLESSEENSSSKPSENFQDHKIETFLDGYSEDEKLLSYLLGENEAPLVDTTTWELANNGTSFNRCANSFVSWDDCTTWLLDCQDFGVHDFGLDSSFNDVEINIINMGSK, encoded by the exons ATGGGAAGACAACCTTGTTGTGACAAGTTAGGAGTGAAGAAAGGGCCGTGGACAGTGGAGGAAGACAAAAAACTCATCAGTTTTATCCTATCAAACGGTCAATGTTGTTGGCGTGCCGTCCCTAAGCTTGCCGGACTCCACCGTTGTGGCAAGAGTTGCCGTCTCCGATGGACCAACTACCTCCGACCAGACTTGAAGCGTGGCCTACTCAATGAATCCGAGGAACAACTCGTTATCGATCTTCATGCTCACCTAGGCAACCG ATGGTCAAAAATAGCAGCACGGATGCCAGGAAGAACAGACAATGAGATTAAGAATCACTGGAACACCCATATTAAAAAGAAGCTTCTGAAAATGGGAATTGATCCCGTCACTCATAAACCACTTCAAAAGGAAACTGAAGTAGAGAAGACATCGTCTTCTTCAGTGGTAAACCTATTACCACAAACTGAAGAATACAACCCTTCATTGCCTTCTAGAACTGTCTATACCCTCGAAAGTTCTGAGGAGAACTCAAGCTCCAAACCTTCTGAAAACTTTCAAGATCATAAAATAGAAACTTTCTTGGATGGCTATAGTGAAGATGAGAAGTTATTAAGCTACCTCTTAGGTGAGAATGAAGCTCCACTCGTTGACACAACGACGTGGGAGTTAGCAAACAATGGGACAAGCTTCAACAGGTGTGCTAATAGCTTTGTCTCATGGGATGATTGCACTACGTGGCTATTAGATTGTCAAGATTTTGGTGTTCATGACTTTGGACTTGACTCATCTTTCAATGACGTTGAGATTAACATCATAAATATGGGAAGCAAATAG
- the LOC110928274 gene encoding pectinesterase inhibitor 9 yields MDKLMFWLLILLINFQYTTCAITNPTSLDFIKTSCKTTRHPALCVNSLSNYAGSIQGNDQQLAKAAIAVSLNTAKSAAAYVSKLAGTTSNIKPRESEALKDCVNSMTSCVASLTQSIQELGKMAQFKGQNFVWHMNNVQTWVSSALTNQNTCIGGFSDSSMNGQLKDAVNKKMSSVSQVTSNALALVNRFSMRHKDVTHNP; encoded by the coding sequence ATGgataaacttatgttttggttgcTAATTCTTCTGATCAACTTCCAATACACCACTTGTGCCATTACCAATCCTACATCTCTAGATTTTATCAAAACCTCATGCAAAACCACCCGACACCCTGCTCTCTGCGTCAACTCGCTCTCAAATTATGCCGGTTCTATCCAAGGAAACGATCAGCAGCTAGCCAAAGCCGCCATTGCGGTCAGCCTGAACACTGCTAAGTCAGCAGCGGCATACGTTTCCAAACTGGCTGGAACAACCTCGAATATTAAACCAAGGGAGTCCGAAGCCTTGAAAGACTGTGTCAACAGCATGACCAGCTGTGTGGCTAGTCTAACCCAATCAATTCAGGAGCTTGGGAAAATGGCTCAGTTTAAGGGACAAAATTTTGTTTGGCACATGAACAATGTCCAAACGTGGGTCAGTTCCGCCCTTACTAACCAAAACACTTGTATTGGAGGATTCTCAGATAGTTCAATGAATGGACAATTAAAGGATGCTGTTAATAAAAAGATGAGTTCAGTTTCACAAGTCACCAGCAATGCACTTGCTTTGGTGAACAGGTTTTCTATGAGACATAAAGATGTTACACATAATCCTTGA